In Posidoniimonas polymericola, one genomic interval encodes:
- the ribH gene encoding 6,7-dimethyl-8-ribityllumazine synthase codes for MNVITPVDAPDNCRFAIVVAEWNKSITQKLLDGAVATFAERGVAEDAVDVAWVPGAWEIPVITQRLADTCRYAGILTLGAVIKGDTVHDHWINAGVTDGLMRIGIEHSLPVLFGVLTCETLEQAIQRAGGSVGNKGSECAEAALHMAGLLAALPTR; via the coding sequence ATGAACGTCATTACCCCCGTGGACGCACCCGACAACTGCCGCTTCGCGATTGTGGTCGCCGAGTGGAACAAGTCGATCACCCAGAAGCTGCTCGACGGCGCCGTGGCGACCTTCGCCGAACGGGGCGTGGCCGAGGACGCAGTGGATGTCGCGTGGGTGCCGGGGGCCTGGGAGATCCCGGTAATCACCCAGCGGCTGGCGGACACCTGCCGGTACGCAGGGATCCTGACGCTGGGGGCGGTGATCAAGGGCGACACCGTGCACGACCACTGGATCAACGCCGGTGTGACGGACGGCCTGATGCGGATTGGCATTGAGCACAGCCTGCCGGTGCTGTTCGGCGTATTGACCTGCGAGACGCTGGAGCAGGCAATCCAGCGGGCGGGCGGGAGCGTCGGCAACAAGGGCTCGGAGTGCGCCGAGGCGGCCCTTCACATGGCCGGCTTGCTGGCGGCCCTCCCAACGCGATAA
- the coaE gene encoding dephospho-CoA kinase (Dephospho-CoA kinase (CoaE) performs the final step in coenzyme A biosynthesis.) → MLTLGLIGGIASGKSTVGRLLAEHGAQVLDADQFAHQVLAEPEVLAELAKRWGDAILTPAGKLDRRQVAQRVFGESPEATAERRFLEGIVHPRVRELLKQALRDYAATGGRVAVLDIPLLIEAGWADDCDLVLFVDAPQSARSDRTSTRGWDSAELSQREQAQLPIDRKRSRADLVISNDADLATLEREIAELWSREIAPRLAG, encoded by the coding sequence GTGCTCACCCTAGGACTCATCGGCGGGATCGCCAGTGGAAAATCGACCGTCGGCCGGCTGCTGGCCGAGCACGGCGCCCAGGTGCTCGACGCAGACCAGTTTGCCCACCAGGTGCTGGCCGAGCCGGAGGTGCTCGCCGAGCTTGCCAAGCGGTGGGGCGACGCGATCCTGACCCCCGCGGGGAAGCTCGACCGCCGGCAGGTCGCCCAACGGGTATTCGGCGAATCGCCGGAGGCAACCGCCGAGCGGCGCTTCCTCGAGGGGATCGTCCACCCGCGGGTCCGCGAGCTGCTGAAGCAAGCCCTGCGCGACTACGCGGCGACGGGCGGCCGGGTGGCGGTGCTCGACATCCCGCTGCTGATCGAGGCCGGCTGGGCCGACGACTGCGACCTCGTCCTGTTTGTCGATGCCCCCCAATCCGCACGGTCGGATAGGACTTCCACACGCGGCTGGGACTCCGCTGAGTTGAGTCAACGAGAGCAGGCACAGCTGCCGATAGACCGAAAACGGTCGCGTGCGGACCTGGTGATCAGCAACGACGCCGACCTCGCGACCCTCGAGCGTGAGATCGCTGAGCTCTGGAGTCGAGAGATAGCCCCCCGGTTAGCGGGCTGA
- a CDS encoding methyltransferase domain-containing protein: MQRVLTPELLDDPALDESLHQAAYAGLRRINTWSRTASYLRRELSRIAAHRSLTELRVLDVACGSGDMARSLAARPLAGGVRLEVDGCDISPAAVEQAQQLADRAGQTGTRFYVHDALAAPFPHRYDVVLCTLFLHHMTESQGVALFRQMAAAAEAAVLVDDLIRSRIGYWLAWTGCRILSRSTIVHNDGPVSVRGAFTPEEAVALAAEAGLPGARCKLHWPQRYLLTWEA, encoded by the coding sequence ATGCAACGAGTCCTGACGCCCGAGCTGCTGGACGACCCCGCACTCGACGAATCGTTGCACCAAGCGGCCTACGCCGGACTGCGGCGGATCAACACCTGGAGCCGCACCGCTAGCTACCTGCGTCGCGAGCTGTCGCGCATCGCCGCCCACCGGTCGCTGACAGAGCTACGGGTGCTCGACGTGGCGTGCGGCAGCGGCGACATGGCGCGGTCGCTTGCCGCCCGGCCGCTTGCCGGCGGCGTACGGCTGGAAGTCGACGGCTGCGACATCAGCCCGGCGGCGGTCGAGCAGGCCCAGCAGCTCGCCGACCGAGCCGGCCAAACCGGTACACGTTTTTATGTCCACGACGCGCTCGCCGCCCCGTTCCCCCACCGCTACGATGTAGTGCTGTGCACCTTGTTCCTGCACCACATGACCGAGTCGCAGGGGGTTGCCCTGTTCCGTCAGATGGCGGCAGCGGCGGAGGCGGCCGTGCTGGTCGACGACCTGATCCGCTCGCGGATCGGCTACTGGCTCGCCTGGACCGGCTGCAGGATACTGTCGCGCAGCACGATCGTTCACAACGACGGGCCGGTGTCAGTGCGGGGCGCCTTCACGCCGGAAGAGGCGGTCGCGTTGGCGGCCGAGGCGGGCCTGCCGGGCGCGCGGTGCAAGCTCCACTGGCCGCAGCGGTACCTGCTAACCTGGGAGGCCTGA
- the rho gene encoding transcription termination factor Rho: MADASNRGSRNGVRPPHHRRPNRTSSGGSDNSRYIDQELLRRLDREEPLSLAEELDKAAERVRRAGPALGKAKELDSNIHVAELQKQTMPSLIEIAKGEGIEDCAGLKKQELIFKILKSRVRLNGLMFGEGTLEILPDGFGFLRSPDYHYLSCPDDIYVSPSQIRRFNLRNGNTVAGAIRPPKENERYFALLRVETINDEDPNMLSRKVSFDDLTACHPGERIRMETTPEEVDMRVVDMIVPIGFGQRGLIVSPPRAGKTILMQKMARSVLTNYPDAYVIMLLIDERPEEVTDMEREVKGPNCEVISSTFDEPAARHVQVSEMVIEKAKRMVEYGKDVVIFLDSITRLARAWNSECPSSGKVLSGGIDANAMQRPKRFFGSARKVEEGGSLTIVATALVDTGSRMDEVIFEEFKGTGNQEIMLDRALVDKRIWPAIDINRSGTRREEMLMDPEEYRRVCLLRRVINELAPADAMDMLTKRLLKTGSNAEFLMSMKEA, encoded by the coding sequence ATGGCTGACGCGAGCAATCGCGGATCACGCAACGGCGTGCGCCCGCCCCATCACCGCCGCCCCAACCGAACTTCTAGCGGCGGCAGCGACAACAGCCGCTACATCGACCAAGAGCTGCTCCGCCGCCTCGACCGCGAAGAACCGCTGTCGCTGGCCGAAGAACTCGACAAGGCCGCCGAGCGGGTCCGCCGCGCCGGCCCGGCCCTGGGTAAAGCCAAGGAGCTCGACAGCAACATCCACGTTGCCGAGCTGCAGAAGCAGACCATGCCGTCCCTGATCGAGATCGCCAAGGGAGAGGGCATTGAGGACTGCGCCGGCCTGAAGAAGCAGGAGCTGATCTTCAAGATCCTGAAGTCGCGCGTCCGGCTCAACGGCCTGATGTTCGGCGAGGGGACCCTAGAGATCCTGCCGGACGGGTTCGGCTTCCTCCGCAGCCCGGACTACCACTACCTTTCCTGCCCGGACGACATCTACGTGTCGCCGAGCCAGATCCGGCGGTTCAACCTCCGCAACGGCAACACGGTGGCCGGCGCCATCCGCCCGCCCAAGGAGAACGAGCGGTACTTCGCCCTGCTGCGGGTCGAGACCATCAACGACGAGGACCCGAACATGCTGTCGCGGAAGGTCTCGTTCGACGACCTGACGGCGTGCCACCCGGGCGAGCGGATCCGCATGGAGACCACCCCCGAGGAGGTTGATATGCGGGTGGTCGACATGATCGTGCCGATCGGGTTCGGCCAGCGTGGCCTGATCGTCAGCCCGCCCCGCGCCGGCAAGACGATCCTGATGCAGAAGATGGCCCGTTCGGTGCTCACAAACTACCCGGACGCCTACGTGATCATGCTGCTCATCGACGAGCGGCCCGAAGAGGTCACGGACATGGAGCGAGAGGTTAAGGGCCCCAACTGCGAGGTCATCAGCAGCACCTTCGACGAGCCCGCCGCCCGCCACGTGCAGGTCAGCGAGATGGTCATCGAGAAGGCCAAGCGGATGGTCGAGTACGGCAAGGACGTCGTGATCTTCCTGGACAGCATCACCCGGCTGGCCCGGGCGTGGAACTCCGAGTGCCCGTCGAGCGGCAAGGTGCTGTCCGGCGGCATCGACGCCAACGCGATGCAGCGTCCCAAGCGGTTCTTCGGCTCGGCCCGCAAGGTCGAAGAGGGGGGCTCGCTGACGATTGTCGCGACCGCGCTGGTCGACACCGGCAGCCGGATGGACGAGGTGATCTTCGAGGAGTTCAAGGGGACCGGCAACCAGGAGATCATGCTGGACCGGGCGTTGGTCGACAAGCGGATCTGGCCGGCCATCGACATCAACCGCTCCGGCACCCGGCGGGAGGAGATGCTGATGGACCCCGAGGAGTACCGCCGGGTCTGCCTGCTGCGTCGGGTCATCAACGAGCTGGCCCCGGCCGATGCGATGGACATGCTCACCAAGCGGCTCCTCAAGACCGGCAGCAACGCCGAATTCTTGATGAGCATGAAGGAAGCCTAG
- a CDS encoding type III polyketide synthase has protein sequence MGATINGIGLALPEHWVTQDDATQHALATSLASNGQRNFAARVYSNAGIMSRHSVLLEASSQAGEPVQQSYYSPASEEYRNGPSTAERMESYRAYASTLAHQAASEALADAGVEPGQVTQLVTVSCSGFYAPGFDVSLIQGLPMDAQVGRTHVGFMGCHGALNGLRVARMMADADPSACVLLVAVELCSLHYQYDWTPQRIVSNSLFADGAAALVVRGADAGEDGLAVRDNWSHVAPDSADAMTWNIGDHGFEMTLSPEVPTLIDQTLPACMEQWLGRHDLTVETVRNWAVHPGGPKILEACESTLKLPPSALAASRATLSKYGNMSSPTVLFVLRELLRSNGPGPTVMLGFGPGLAIEAALVG, from the coding sequence ATGGGCGCCACGATAAACGGAATCGGCCTCGCTCTCCCCGAGCACTGGGTCACCCAAGACGACGCCACGCAGCACGCCCTGGCGACCTCACTTGCAAGCAACGGCCAGCGCAACTTCGCCGCGCGCGTCTACTCGAACGCCGGCATCATGTCGCGGCACAGCGTGCTGCTGGAGGCCTCTTCCCAGGCGGGCGAGCCGGTGCAGCAGTCCTACTATTCCCCGGCGAGCGAAGAGTACCGCAACGGCCCGTCGACCGCCGAACGGATGGAGTCGTACAGGGCGTACGCCAGCACGCTGGCCCACCAGGCCGCCAGCGAGGCCCTGGCCGACGCCGGCGTTGAGCCGGGGCAGGTGACTCAGCTGGTGACCGTTTCGTGCAGCGGCTTCTACGCGCCGGGCTTCGACGTGTCGCTGATCCAGGGCCTCCCGATGGACGCCCAGGTGGGCCGTACGCACGTCGGGTTCATGGGCTGCCACGGCGCACTGAACGGCCTGCGTGTCGCCCGCATGATGGCCGACGCCGACCCCTCGGCGTGCGTGCTGCTGGTGGCGGTCGAGCTCTGCAGCCTGCACTACCAGTACGACTGGACGCCGCAGCGGATTGTCTCGAACTCGCTGTTCGCCGACGGCGCCGCCGCCCTGGTGGTCCGCGGCGCCGATGCGGGCGAAGACGGCCTGGCGGTCCGCGACAACTGGTCGCACGTCGCGCCGGACTCGGCGGACGCGATGACCTGGAACATCGGCGACCACGGCTTCGAGATGACCCTCTCTCCCGAGGTCCCGACGCTGATCGATCAAACGCTGCCCGCCTGCATGGAGCAGTGGCTCGGTCGCCACGACCTCACGGTCGAGACCGTCCGTAACTGGGCGGTGCACCCCGGCGGGCCGAAGATCCTGGAGGCGTGCGAGTCGACCCTCAAGCTCCCGCCCAGCGCCCTGGCCGCCTCGCGGGCGACGCTCAGCAAGTACGGCAACATGTCGTCGCCGACCGTGCTGTTCGTGCTCCGCGAGCTGCTCCGCTCGAACGGCCCTGGGCCGACGGTGATGCTCGGCTTCGGGCCCGGTTTGGCGATCGAGGCGGCGTTGGTCGGGTAA
- the nusB gene encoding transcription antitermination factor NusB: MSVRSRSREVALQILFEDEHNSRDSVAELKDFLHGRLNNPDAEAFAQTLILGVRRNRGEIDQEIERIAQNWSLTRMAATDRNVLRLGAFEILYGDTPFKVAVNEAVDLAKRFGSENSAPFVNGILDKMKK; encoded by the coding sequence ATGTCCGTCCGCAGCCGCAGCCGCGAGGTCGCCCTTCAGATCCTGTTCGAGGACGAGCACAACTCGCGCGACTCGGTCGCCGAGCTGAAGGACTTCCTGCACGGGCGACTCAACAACCCCGATGCCGAGGCGTTCGCCCAGACGCTGATTCTGGGGGTCCGCCGCAACCGCGGCGAGATCGACCAGGAGATCGAGCGGATCGCCCAGAACTGGTCGCTCACCCGGATGGCGGCGACCGACCGCAACGTGCTGCGTCTGGGGGCCTTCGAGATCCTGTACGGCGACACGCCCTTCAAGGTGGCGGTCAACGAGGCGGTCGACCTCGCCAAGCGGTTTGGCAGCGAGAACTCGGCGCCGTTCGTCAACGGCATCCTCGACAAGATGAAGAAGTAA
- a CDS encoding ammonium transporter: protein MMLLGFAVTLIATPAVLAQEEAEAAETAEADAPAEEEAATEDVDLGVGYALDNAFLFIAAVLVFLMQAGFAMVEAGFNSSKNAVNILFKNSMDICVGVLLFFIVGFGLMYPGLYGVEGIETKFAAFGGFGLDDYVIEPDRTFSPEVDWLFQAVFAATAATIVSGAVAGRMKVSGYLIYSAILTGLIYPISGMWKWGGGWLAEMGFQDFAGSAVVHGVGGFAGLAGAMLLGPRIGRYVDGKSVPIPGHNITLAGLGVFILWFGWYGFNPGSMLAFQATGDMDGTLHCAVTTTLAAGAGGLTATLLSWVMFGKPDLSMGLNGILGGLVGITACCDCMSDWQAMLVGAVAGVLVIGGIILLDKLKIDDPVGAWPVHGLCGVWGCMAIGILPNGYLEDGTTSFMTQLIGTVSICGWSFVTMLVLFGALKAAGLLRVSAEDEQKGLDISEHGMQAYSTH from the coding sequence ATGATGCTGCTGGGATTCGCCGTCACGCTGATCGCCACGCCGGCGGTCCTTGCGCAAGAAGAAGCCGAGGCCGCAGAGACGGCCGAGGCCGACGCGCCAGCTGAAGAAGAAGCCGCGACTGAAGACGTCGACCTGGGTGTCGGATACGCCCTCGACAACGCTTTCCTGTTTATCGCTGCCGTGCTGGTCTTCCTGATGCAGGCCGGCTTCGCAATGGTCGAAGCTGGTTTCAACAGCTCGAAGAACGCCGTAAACATCCTGTTTAAGAACTCGATGGACATCTGCGTCGGCGTGCTGCTATTCTTCATCGTCGGATTCGGGCTGATGTACCCCGGTCTTTACGGTGTCGAGGGGATCGAGACCAAGTTCGCGGCGTTCGGCGGTTTTGGACTCGACGACTATGTTATCGAGCCAGACCGCACGTTCAGCCCGGAAGTTGACTGGCTGTTCCAGGCGGTGTTTGCCGCCACCGCGGCGACAATCGTTTCCGGCGCCGTGGCCGGACGCATGAAGGTCAGCGGCTACTTGATCTACAGCGCCATTCTCACCGGCTTGATCTACCCGATCAGCGGCATGTGGAAGTGGGGCGGTGGCTGGTTGGCCGAGATGGGCTTCCAGGACTTCGCCGGCTCCGCGGTTGTGCATGGTGTGGGTGGCTTCGCTGGCTTGGCCGGCGCAATGTTGCTCGGCCCGCGAATCGGTCGGTACGTCGACGGCAAGTCGGTGCCGATCCCTGGCCACAACATCACACTGGCTGGCCTGGGTGTCTTCATCCTGTGGTTCGGCTGGTACGGCTTTAACCCCGGCTCGATGCTGGCGTTCCAGGCCACCGGCGACATGGATGGCACGCTGCACTGTGCCGTCACCACGACCCTCGCGGCTGGAGCCGGCGGCTTGACCGCCACTCTGCTGAGCTGGGTCATGTTCGGCAAGCCCGACTTGTCGATGGGCCTCAACGGCATCCTCGGCGGTCTGGTCGGCATCACCGCCTGCTGCGATTGCATGAGCGACTGGCAAGCGATGCTGGTCGGCGCCGTCGCCGGCGTGCTGGTGATCGGTGGCATCATCCTGCTGGACAAGCTCAAGATCGACGACCCGGTCGGCGCCTGGCCGGTCCACGGTTTGTGCGGTGTGTGGGGCTGCATGGCCATCGGCATCCTGCCGAACGGCTACCTCGAAGACGGCACCACCAGCTTCATGACGCAGTTGATTGGCACCGTGTCGATCTGCGGCTGGTCGTTCGTCACGATGCTGGTCCTGTTCGGGGCTCTGAAGGCCGCTGGCCTCCTGCGGGTCTCGGCTGAGGACGAGCAGAAGGGCCTCGACATCAGCGAGCACGGCATGCAGGCCTACTCGACTCACTAG
- a CDS encoding P-II family nitrogen regulator, translating to MKLIIAIIQPTKLEDVKAALSEVEVVRLTIMDVQGFGRQKGQTELYRGKEVSMNLLRKVQLQIAVNEDFVEPTVNAILKGGRTGDHGEIGDGKIFVVPLEDCVRIRTGERGPEAI from the coding sequence ATGAAACTCATCATCGCGATCATACAGCCGACCAAGCTGGAGGACGTCAAGGCGGCGCTCTCGGAAGTCGAGGTCGTGCGCCTCACGATCATGGACGTCCAGGGCTTTGGCCGGCAGAAGGGGCAGACCGAGCTGTACCGCGGCAAAGAGGTTTCGATGAACCTGCTCCGCAAGGTGCAGTTGCAGATCGCGGTGAACGAGGATTTCGTCGAGCCGACCGTCAACGCGATCCTTAAGGGGGGCCGCACCGGCGACCACGGCGAAATCGGCGACGGCAAAATCTTTGTCGTGCCGCTCGAAGACTGCGTCCGGATCCGCACCGGCGAACGCGGGCCCGAAGCGATCTGA
- the ftsY gene encoding signal recognition particle-docking protein FtsY, with product MGLFDNFKKGLKKTGDLLKTDIRDLFKSEGRLVDEEFLEDIRAILFKTDMGYDSVEALVAEIAQQFRARVVHREDLVGALKVKLKELMAQPESPIEFADSGPTVVMVCGVNGAGKTTSIAKLTHLFKSHGKSVILGAGDTFRAAAVEQLTIWADRLGAQIVTGEPQSHPASVAYRAAEQAAKDGIDVCIVDTAGRLQTQRNLMDELTKIRQSIGKPVPGAPHETLLVLDATTGQNGISQANSFAEAAGCTGLVLAKLDGTAKGGVVVAIRQQLGLPVKYIGVGEKHEDLAPFVPDEFVEALFADVMSADA from the coding sequence ATGGGCCTATTCGACAACTTCAAGAAGGGACTCAAGAAGACCGGCGACCTCTTGAAGACCGACATCCGGGACCTCTTCAAGAGCGAGGGCCGGCTGGTCGACGAGGAGTTCCTGGAAGATATCCGCGCGATCCTCTTCAAGACCGACATGGGCTACGACTCGGTCGAGGCCCTGGTCGCCGAGATCGCCCAGCAGTTCCGCGCCCGCGTGGTGCACCGTGAGGACCTGGTCGGCGCGCTGAAGGTCAAGCTGAAGGAGCTGATGGCGCAGCCGGAGTCGCCGATCGAGTTCGCCGACAGCGGTCCCACGGTGGTGATGGTGTGCGGCGTCAACGGCGCCGGCAAGACCACCTCGATCGCCAAGCTGACCCACCTGTTCAAGAGCCACGGCAAGAGCGTGATCCTCGGCGCCGGCGACACGTTCCGCGCGGCGGCGGTCGAGCAGCTCACGATCTGGGCCGACCGCCTGGGCGCGCAGATCGTCACCGGCGAACCCCAGAGCCACCCGGCCAGCGTCGCGTACCGCGCAGCAGAGCAGGCCGCCAAGGACGGCATCGACGTCTGCATCGTCGACACCGCGGGCCGCCTGCAGACGCAGCGGAACCTGATGGACGAGCTGACGAAGATCCGCCAGTCGATCGGCAAGCCGGTGCCCGGCGCTCCCCACGAGACCCTCCTGGTGCTTGACGCCACGACCGGGCAAAACGGCATCAGCCAGGCGAACAGCTTCGCCGAGGCCGCCGGCTGCACCGGACTGGTGCTCGCCAAACTCGACGGCACCGCGAAGGGCGGCGTGGTGGTCGCGATCCGCCAGCAGCTCGGCCTGCCGGTCAAGTACATCGGCGTCGGCGAGAAGCACGAGGACCTGGCGCCCTTCGTGCCCGACGAGTTCGTCGAGGCCCTGTTCGCCGACGTGATGAGCGCCGACGCCTAG
- a CDS encoding NAD(P)/FAD-dependent oxidoreductase: MSEGHAAEIWDAVVIGAGLAGAATSYQLARWGKRVLLVEAKEFPRGKVCGGCLNERAIDAFRQIGLGDLLESAGARPYDQMRLHAHGRSVQLPIPAGLAATRETVDQLLVERAVGAGVTFQHGVRARVAAAAQDDYREVRLGGPRAENPETVRARVVIACDGLGRPSLAELPGLMPAVSSNSRLGLGAIVPAGSLKSLDPAAALQMVVGRSGYVGFSLCEAGRVSIAAAVDRGAIATGNGPADTLRAVLREARVADEPALEEAAWRGTKPLSQRVGRVADHRLLLVGDAAGYVEPFTGEGMAAALEGSVLAADLLAQSGNDWRPRMAESWQTTYTASVRTRQRACSRLAWLLRRPRMTHLTLRLLEYWPALGAHTAKRISSTSSHRKDYAAWAPR, encoded by the coding sequence ATGAGCGAAGGGCACGCCGCCGAGATCTGGGACGCCGTCGTGATCGGCGCCGGGTTGGCCGGCGCGGCGACCAGTTACCAGCTCGCCCGCTGGGGCAAGCGGGTGCTGCTCGTCGAAGCCAAGGAGTTCCCGCGCGGCAAGGTTTGTGGCGGCTGCCTCAACGAACGGGCCATCGACGCCTTCCGTCAGATCGGCCTCGGCGACCTGCTCGAATCGGCCGGCGCACGCCCCTACGATCAGATGCGGCTGCACGCGCACGGGCGGAGCGTGCAACTCCCTATCCCCGCGGGGCTGGCTGCCACCCGCGAGACGGTCGACCAGCTGCTGGTGGAGCGGGCCGTTGGCGCCGGCGTCACCTTCCAGCACGGCGTCCGCGCCCGGGTCGCCGCCGCGGCGCAGGACGACTACCGCGAGGTTCGCCTCGGCGGCCCGCGGGCAGAGAACCCCGAGACGGTCCGGGCGCGGGTCGTGATCGCCTGCGACGGGCTCGGCCGGCCGTCACTCGCCGAACTGCCGGGCTTGATGCCGGCGGTGTCCAGCAACTCCCGGCTGGGGCTGGGTGCGATTGTCCCGGCCGGGTCGCTCAAGTCGCTGGACCCAGCTGCCGCCTTGCAGATGGTGGTAGGGCGTAGCGGTTACGTCGGGTTTTCGCTCTGCGAAGCGGGCCGAGTCAGCATCGCCGCCGCGGTCGACCGTGGGGCAATCGCCACGGGCAACGGGCCGGCCGACACGCTGCGGGCCGTGCTCCGCGAGGCGCGCGTGGCAGACGAGCCGGCGCTGGAAGAGGCCGCGTGGCGTGGCACCAAGCCGCTGTCTCAGCGGGTGGGGCGAGTTGCCGACCACCGCCTGCTGCTGGTCGGCGACGCCGCCGGTTACGTGGAACCGTTCACTGGCGAGGGGATGGCCGCAGCGCTGGAAGGGAGCGTGCTAGCGGCGGACCTGCTCGCGCAATCCGGCAACGACTGGCGCCCAAGGATGGCGGAATCCTGGCAAACCACCTACACTGCGTCGGTGCGTACACGCCAACGCGCTTGCTCACGCCTCGCCTGGCTGCTCCGCCGTCCCCGCATGACGCACCTCACTTTGCGGTTGCTGGAGTACTGGCCCGCTCTCGGCGCTCACACCGCCAAACGTATCAGCTCCACTTCGTCGCACCGCAAGGATTACGCCGCATGGGCGCCACGATAA
- a CDS encoding outer membrane beta-barrel protein — protein MPSFPPRQVALATGLIALTGVGASASDIAQPRSVRPSSFQYERYYSDETSPSDAVPAPTPAPPSNAAPITPVPVAPPSAAEPCDTCVPRSCSRRDSQPWSLGEAVCGCDPWMEIGGWTQLGYHSDYTPLSRPGAGNQGLSFNDMPHRLNLHQQWLYFERVADGSCGLDFGFRFDVMYGSDAQKTQAFGNPGAANRYFGSWDASLDHGEYGWAMPQLYGEVAFGDWSVIAGHFFTLVGYEVVTAPDNFFYSHSLTMFNSEPFAHTGVLATYSGLDGVTLYGGWTAGWDTGFDQANGGSNYLGGFSGDIGDDITVTYISTIGNFGARSSGGSGYSHSIVLDFTLTDSLNYVLQSDYVDYVDQSGAGLSDDQLGINQYVFYDLNDCVALGARLEWWKSDGVSYYEMTYGMNYRVNSNMILRPEIRHDWSPTSGAYADNSDHQTTFGIDWILTY, from the coding sequence ATGCCCTCCTTCCCCCCTCGCCAGGTCGCCCTGGCGACCGGCCTGATTGCCCTAACCGGCGTTGGGGCCTCGGCGAGTGACATCGCCCAGCCTCGATCGGTGAGGCCGTCGTCGTTCCAGTACGAACGGTACTACTCCGACGAGACCTCCCCCAGCGACGCCGTGCCGGCCCCGACGCCAGCGCCCCCAAGCAACGCGGCGCCGATCACCCCGGTTCCGGTCGCCCCCCCCAGCGCGGCCGAACCGTGCGACACATGCGTGCCGCGCTCGTGCAGCCGCCGTGACAGTCAGCCGTGGTCGCTCGGCGAGGCGGTCTGCGGCTGCGACCCGTGGATGGAGATTGGCGGCTGGACCCAGCTCGGCTACCACAGCGACTACACGCCCCTCTCGCGGCCCGGGGCCGGCAACCAGGGGCTGTCGTTCAACGACATGCCGCACCGCCTGAACCTCCACCAGCAGTGGCTCTACTTTGAACGGGTGGCCGACGGCTCGTGCGGGCTCGACTTCGGGTTCCGCTTCGACGTGATGTACGGCTCCGACGCGCAGAAGACCCAGGCGTTTGGGAACCCGGGCGCCGCCAACCGCTATTTCGGCAGCTGGGACGCGTCGCTCGACCACGGCGAGTACGGCTGGGCGATGCCGCAGCTGTACGGCGAGGTCGCCTTCGGCGACTGGTCGGTGATCGCGGGCCACTTCTTCACCTTGGTTGGGTACGAGGTCGTGACCGCGCCGGACAACTTCTTCTACAGCCACTCGCTGACGATGTTCAACAGCGAGCCGTTCGCCCATACGGGCGTGTTGGCTACCTACAGCGGGCTCGATGGGGTGACGCTGTACGGTGGCTGGACCGCCGGCTGGGACACCGGCTTCGACCAGGCCAACGGCGGCAGCAACTACCTGGGCGGCTTTAGCGGCGACATCGGCGACGACATCACCGTGACGTACATCTCGACAATCGGCAACTTTGGCGCCCGGTCTTCGGGCGGCAGCGGCTACTCGCACAGCATCGTGCTGGACTTCACCCTGACCGACAGCCTGAATTATGTGCTGCAGAGCGACTACGTTGACTACGTCGACCAGAGCGGTGCGGGCCTGAGCGACGACCAGCTGGGGATCAACCAGTACGTGTTCTACGACCTGAACGACTGCGTCGCCCTGGGGGCCCGCTTGGAGTGGTGGAAGAGCGACGGCGTTTCCTACTACGAGATGACCTACGGAATGAACTACCGCGTGAACTCCAACATGATATTGCGGCCTGAAATCCGACACGACTGGAGCCCGACTTCGGGCGCCTACGCAGACAACTCTGATCACCAAACGACTTTCGGCATCGACTGGATTCTCACCTACTAG